In the genome of Bacteroidota bacterium, one region contains:
- a CDS encoding SPOR domain-containing protein, protein MALDKYISDLLYRYDCVIVPGFGGFIANRVSAKNIHNQHKFLPPTKEIAFNKHLDKNDGLLANYLMKAKKISYSHAIDIIDETVVLWKNELDQSNTFDIKKVGSFRLNEDRNLEFTADESVNYLTDSYGLSKFTSLSIKRDKSIGDLKQLHKTKTVPKTNYTRKIVRYAAVIVPFIAISALSYYQYSDSISNMTNAKISISPNNTNVEVNVPVKTETKKEEITVKPAETKEVLTVPVVNKPLKYHVISGAFRLEKNANKNIRILNKKGIEAKLIGQNKSGLHIVSYKSFSNFRDAKKFLLAIKAKENNKAWILKKTI, encoded by the coding sequence ATGGCATTAGACAAATACATAAGTGACTTATTATACAGATACGATTGTGTTATAGTACCCGGATTCGGAGGTTTTATAGCAAATAGAGTATCTGCAAAAAATATTCACAACCAACATAAATTTCTTCCTCCTACAAAGGAGATTGCTTTCAATAAACACCTGGACAAGAACGACGGTCTCTTGGCAAATTATTTAATGAAAGCGAAAAAGATTTCATATTCGCATGCAATCGACATCATTGACGAAACTGTAGTACTTTGGAAAAATGAACTTGATCAAAGTAATACATTCGACATTAAAAAAGTTGGATCATTCAGACTTAATGAAGACAGAAACTTAGAATTCACAGCCGATGAAAGTGTTAATTATCTAACAGACTCATACGGGCTGTCTAAATTTACTTCTTTATCAATTAAGAGAGATAAATCAATAGGAGACTTAAAACAATTACACAAAACTAAAACAGTTCCTAAGACAAATTATACCAGAAAAATTGTCAGGTATGCTGCTGTAATAGTTCCTTTTATAGCGATAAGTGCACTTTCGTATTATCAGTATAGCGATTCTATCTCTAATATGACTAATGCAAAGATTAGCATTAGCCCCAATAACACAAATGTGGAGGTAAATGTTCCTGTAAAAACCGAAACTAAAAAAGAGGAAATAACTGTTAAGCCGGCAGAAACTAAAGAAGTTCTAACGGTTCCTGTTGTTAACAAGCCTTTAAAGTATCACGTAATATCCGGCGCATTTAGATTAGAGAAAAATGCCAATAAAAATATAAGAATCCTAAACAAAAAGGGAATAGAAGCAAAATTGATAGGCCAAAACAAAAGTGGCTTACACATTGTATCGTACAAAAGCTTTAGCAACTTTAGAGACGCAAAAAAGTTTTTGTTAGCTATAAAAGCCAAGGAGAATAACAAGGCATGGATTCTGAAAAAAACAATATAA